A genomic segment from Bradyrhizobium sp. CB1015 encodes:
- a CDS encoding BTAD domain-containing putative transcriptional regulator, with protein sequence MTGGISERIVERKVAILGRLGVHPMVRLSLPARRLLAFLALQGRPVSRTAAASNLWLDLAEDAGRANLRRALWHVPRGWIETMGDELVLSADVDFSRAQAIAARALKGEALTFEDIVLLSNDVLPGWHEEWLIARQEAFRLLRVEALEAACRMMTTCGDLALAAQAGVAALAAEPLRESAAEALIDAYLAQRNRYQAVQCYRSLAKRLACELGVAPDEALAKRVAGICPASRTAH encoded by the coding sequence ATGACGGGGGGCATCAGTGAGAGGATAGTGGAGCGCAAGGTCGCCATTCTCGGGCGGCTTGGCGTCCACCCGATGGTTCGCCTCTCGCTCCCGGCGCGCCGGCTTCTCGCCTTTCTCGCGCTTCAAGGCCGGCCGGTCTCGCGCACCGCAGCCGCCAGCAATCTCTGGCTGGATCTCGCCGAAGACGCGGGCCGAGCCAACCTCCGCCGCGCGCTGTGGCACGTTCCGCGCGGCTGGATCGAGACCATGGGCGACGAGCTGGTGCTGTCGGCGGACGTTGATTTCTCGCGCGCGCAGGCCATCGCGGCCCGTGCCCTCAAGGGCGAAGCGCTTACCTTCGAGGACATCGTATTGCTATCGAACGATGTTCTGCCCGGCTGGCATGAGGAGTGGCTGATCGCCAGGCAGGAGGCGTTTCGCCTGCTGCGGGTGGAGGCGCTCGAGGCGGCCTGCCGGATGATGACGACGTGTGGCGATCTCGCGCTGGCAGCACAGGCGGGGGTCGCCGCGCTCGCCGCCGAGCCGCTGCGCGAATCGGCGGCCGAAGCGCTGATTGATGCATATCTCGCCCAGCGCAATCGCTACCAGGCGGTCCAGTGCTACCGTTCGCTGGCAAAGCGCCTTGCCTGCGAGCTGGGCGTGGCCCCGGATGAGGCGCTGGCGAAGCGCGTGGCCGGCATTTGTCCCGCCTCACGCACCGCGCACTAG